One stretch of Callospermophilus lateralis isolate mCalLat2 chromosome 11, mCalLat2.hap1, whole genome shotgun sequence DNA includes these proteins:
- the LOC143410153 gene encoding gasdermin-A isoform X2: MTMFENVTRALARQLNPRGDLTPLDSLIDFKRFHPFCLVLRKRKSTLFWGARYVRTDYTLLDVLEPGNSPSDPTDSGNFGFKNMLDARVEGEVDVPKTVKVRGTAGLSRNSTLEVQTLSVAPKALESLHEERKLAADHPFLKEMRDRGENLYVVMEVVETVQEVTLERAGKAEGCFSLPFFAPLGLQGSVNHKEAVTIPKGCVLAFRVRQLMVNGKDEWDIPHICNDSMQTFPPEGKLSDEGLVGMFPVLIGEVHEDFGTLKEEVQRETQEVEKLSRVGQSSLLSSLSKLLGKKKELQDLELALEGALDKGHKVTLEALPKDIVLSKEAMDAVLYFLGALTVLSEAQQKLLVKSMEKKILPVQLKLVESMMEQNFLQDKEGIFPLQPELLSSLGEEELTLTEALVGLSGLEVQRSGPQYTWDPDALPHLCALYAGLSLLHLLTKAS; encoded by the exons ATGACCATGTTTGAAAACGTCACCCGGGCCTTGGCCAGACAGCTAAACCCTCGAGGGGACTTAACGCCCCTGGACAGCCTCATTGATTTCAAGCGCTTTCACCCCTTCTGCCTGGTgttgaggaagaggaagagcacACTGTTCTGGGGGGCCCGCTACGTCCGCACCGACTACACCCTTCTGGATGTGCTTGAGCCAGGCAACTCACCCTCAG ATCCAACAGACTCTGGGAACTTTGGCTTTAAGAATATGCTGGATGCCCGAGTGGAGGGAGAGGTGGATGTACCAAAGACGGTGAAGGTGAGGGGGACTGCCGGGCTCTCCAGGAACAGCACGCTGGAGGTCCAGACACTCAGTGTGGCTCCCAAAGCCCTGGAGTCCTTGCACGAGGAGAG GAAGCTGGCAGCAGATCACCCTTTCCTGAAGGAGATGCGAGATCGTGGTGAGAATCTGTATGTGGTGATGGAGGTGGTGGAGACGGTACAGGAGGTCACTCTGGAGAGAGCCGGCAAGGCAGAGGGCTGCTTCTCCCTCCCGTTCTTTGCCCCACTGGGGCTACAG GGATCTGTAAACCACAAGGAGGCTGTAACCATCCCCAAGGGCTGCGTCCTAGCCTTTCGAGTGAGACAGCTGATGGTCAATGGCAAAGATGAATGGG ATATTCCCCACATCTGCAATGACAGCATGCAAACCTTCCCTCCAGAAGGTAA GCTCTCAGATGAAGGACTGGTCGGTATGTTTCCTGTCCTCATAGGGGAAGTACATGAGGATTTTGGGACACTGAAAGAAGAGGTTCAGAGAGAGACCCAAGAAGTGGAGAAGCTGAGTCGAGTGGGGCAGAGTTCCCTGCTCAGCTCCCTTAGCAAACTTCTAGGGAAGAAAAAAGAACTCCAAGACCTGGAGCTCGCG CTTGAAGGGGCTCTAGACAAGGGACATAAAGTAACCCTGGAGGCACTCCCAAAAGATATCGTACTATCAAAGGAGGCTATGGATGCTGTTCTCTATTTCCTTGGAGCCCTAACAG tgctgAGTGAAGCCCAACAGAAGCTTTTGGTAAAGTCCATGGAGAAAAAGATCCTACCAGTGCAGCTTAAGCTG GTGGAGAGCATGATGGAACAGAATTTTCTGCAGGATAAAGAGGGCATTTTCCCCCTGCAACCTGAGTTGCTCTCCTCCCTTGGTGAAGAGGAACTGACCCTCACAGAAGCTCTAGTGGGGCTGAGTGGCCTGGAAGTGCAGCGATCAGGCCCCCAATACACGTGGGATCCAGACGCCCTCCCCCACCTTTGTGCCCTTTATGCTGGTCTCTCCCTCCTTCACCTGCTGACCAAGGCTTCCTAA
- the LOC143410153 gene encoding gasdermin-A isoform X1 encodes MTMFENVTRALARQLNPRGDLTPLDSLIDFKRFHPFCLVLRKRKSTLFWGARYVRTDYTLLDVLEPGNSPSDPTDSGNFGFKNMLDARVEGEVDVPKTVKVRGTAGLSRNSTLEVQTLSVAPKALESLHEERKLAADHPFLKEMRDRGENLYVVMEVVETVQEVTLERAGKAEGCFSLPFFAPLGLQGSVNHKEAVTIPKGCVLAFRVRQLMVNGKDEWDIPHICNDSMQTFPPEEKPGEGKCALIQASDVGEVHEDFGTLKEEVQRETQEVEKLSRVGQSSLLSSLSKLLGKKKELQDLELALEGALDKGHKVTLEALPKDIVLSKEAMDAVLYFLGALTVLSEAQQKLLVKSMEKKILPVQLKLVESMMEQNFLQDKEGIFPLQPELLSSLGEEELTLTEALVGLSGLEVQRSGPQYTWDPDALPHLCALYAGLSLLHLLTKAS; translated from the exons ATGACCATGTTTGAAAACGTCACCCGGGCCTTGGCCAGACAGCTAAACCCTCGAGGGGACTTAACGCCCCTGGACAGCCTCATTGATTTCAAGCGCTTTCACCCCTTCTGCCTGGTgttgaggaagaggaagagcacACTGTTCTGGGGGGCCCGCTACGTCCGCACCGACTACACCCTTCTGGATGTGCTTGAGCCAGGCAACTCACCCTCAG ATCCAACAGACTCTGGGAACTTTGGCTTTAAGAATATGCTGGATGCCCGAGTGGAGGGAGAGGTGGATGTACCAAAGACGGTGAAGGTGAGGGGGACTGCCGGGCTCTCCAGGAACAGCACGCTGGAGGTCCAGACACTCAGTGTGGCTCCCAAAGCCCTGGAGTCCTTGCACGAGGAGAG GAAGCTGGCAGCAGATCACCCTTTCCTGAAGGAGATGCGAGATCGTGGTGAGAATCTGTATGTGGTGATGGAGGTGGTGGAGACGGTACAGGAGGTCACTCTGGAGAGAGCCGGCAAGGCAGAGGGCTGCTTCTCCCTCCCGTTCTTTGCCCCACTGGGGCTACAG GGATCTGTAAACCACAAGGAGGCTGTAACCATCCCCAAGGGCTGCGTCCTAGCCTTTCGAGTGAGACAGCTGATGGTCAATGGCAAAGATGAATGGG ATATTCCCCACATCTGCAATGACAGCATGCAAACCTTCCCTCCAGAAG AAAAGCCAGGAGAGGGGAAATGTGCAC TTATCCAGGCATCTGATGTTG GGGAAGTACATGAGGATTTTGGGACACTGAAAGAAGAGGTTCAGAGAGAGACCCAAGAAGTGGAGAAGCTGAGTCGAGTGGGGCAGAGTTCCCTGCTCAGCTCCCTTAGCAAACTTCTAGGGAAGAAAAAAGAACTCCAAGACCTGGAGCTCGCG CTTGAAGGGGCTCTAGACAAGGGACATAAAGTAACCCTGGAGGCACTCCCAAAAGATATCGTACTATCAAAGGAGGCTATGGATGCTGTTCTCTATTTCCTTGGAGCCCTAACAG tgctgAGTGAAGCCCAACAGAAGCTTTTGGTAAAGTCCATGGAGAAAAAGATCCTACCAGTGCAGCTTAAGCTG GTGGAGAGCATGATGGAACAGAATTTTCTGCAGGATAAAGAGGGCATTTTCCCCCTGCAACCTGAGTTGCTCTCCTCCCTTGGTGAAGAGGAACTGACCCTCACAGAAGCTCTAGTGGGGCTGAGTGGCCTGGAAGTGCAGCGATCAGGCCCCCAATACACGTGGGATCCAGACGCCCTCCCCCACCTTTGTGCCCTTTATGCTGGTCTCTCCCTCCTTCACCTGCTGACCAAGGCTTCCTAA